In the Oryza glaberrima chromosome 6, OglaRS2, whole genome shotgun sequence genome, one interval contains:
- the LOC127775969 gene encoding uncharacterized protein LOC127775969, whose amino-acid sequence MEVMVRPASPPPRHHDFRFDSPAASPYATALSSPRGRLATATFLTAPPSPDPFEAIMAAQQQPETPRLTRANPFDLFQHFSSAPASPRRAAAIYAHFAEGGNGGGRDDGEDEEEEEDDDDEGFRPRASYTVNASSVPFDWEERPGTPKAGLGGGGGGAAWDTDFEFGTVVDKAAPEENLTTADELFEKGKIRPLKAPLPKTADELFDKGKVRPLKPPPGLLDGGSVASSPRSPMSRGGGMWSPRRRSRVGSGVDFDPFAAALLEATKAPSPSPSPLGVAASGSPAKKADQFTTRPASKSAGWRRWRLSDLLLFRSSSEHGRVTKDPIFKSSPARHPDSPVKKASARPTTTPGKANGKADTASKPRKHAGDKNAAAAAEGILGSVRLSPLQRLARGLRGSSWYHGHGGMAKLGTKG is encoded by the coding sequence ATGGAAGTAATGGTgcgccccgcctcgccgccgccgcgccaccacgACTTCCGGTTCGACAGCCCGGCGGCGAGCCCGTACGCCACGGCGCTGTCCAGCCCGCGTGGCCGCCTCGCCACGGCCACGTTCttgacggcgccgccgtcgcctgacCCGTTCGAGGCCATCAtggcggcgcagcagcagccggagaCGCCGCGCCTCACCCGCGCCAACCCGTTCGACCTCTTCCAGCACTTCAGCAGCGCGCCGGCCAGCCccaggcgcgccgccgccatctacGCGCACTTCGCCGAGGGGGGCAACGGGGGTGGCCGCGATGAcggcgaggatgaggaggaggaggaggacgacgacgacgaggggttCCGGCCGCGGGCGTCGTACACCGTTAACGCCTCGTCCGTGCCGTTCGATTGGGAGGAGAGGCCCGGGACGCCGAAGGccgggctcggcggcggcggcggcggcgcggcgtgggatACGGACTTCGAATTCGGCACGGTCGTCGACAAGGCCGCGCCGGAGGAGAATCTGACGAccgccgacgagctcttcgAGAAGGGTAAAATCCGGCCGCTGAAGGCGCCGCTGCCGAAGACGGCCGACGAGCTCTTCGACAAGGGCAAGGTCCGGCCGCTGAAGCCGCCGCCTGGGCTGCTCGACGGCGGGAgcgtcgcgtcgtcgccgcggtcGCCGATGTCGAGAGGCGGCGGCATGTGGTCGCCTCGCCGACGGAGCAGGGTCGGCTCCGGCGTCGACTTCGACCCGTTCGCCGCTGCTCTGCTGGAGGCGACCaaggcgccgtcgccgtcgccgtcgccgctcggcgtcgccgcctcaGGCTCCCCGGCCAAGAAAGCCGACCAGTTCACCACCCGTCCGGCCTCCAAGAGCGCcgggtggaggaggtggcggctcAGCGACCTCCTCCTGTTCCGGAGCTCGTCGGAACACGGCCGCGTGACCAAGGACCCGATCTTCaagagctcgccggcgagacACCCCGACTCGCCGGTGAAGAAGGCGAGCGCACGGCCCACGACGACGCCGGGCAAGGCCAATGGCAAAGCCGACACCGCGAGCAAGCCGAGGAAGCACGCCGGCGACAagaacgccgcggcggcggcggagggcatCCTCGGGTCCGTCAGGCTGAGCCCGCTGCAGCGGCTGGCGAGAGGGCTCAGAGGAAGCTCGTGGTACCACGGCCATGGCGGCATGGCGAAGCTTGGGACCAAAGGGTGA